The Selenomonas ruminantium subsp. lactilytica TAM6421 genome has a segment encoding these proteins:
- a CDS encoding DUF6994 family protein: MAGKIDVTFDFTKDSPGYWDGFWDRNEGLGAGACDPDACSSTLQRYHQLLWSRTLPNGEAFELLRGTGHMYLNWRGMRFGSDSILASFRYRDNRSVIEAVKRSMPDYQTFMEDFLHKTYTIGGMIIFPKHHDSMNQRRGTDKQIRDRWDLTLECIRRFYNGEASPLSDVMERDRDFFALFNDFKGYVDFFYLQDCVTEDYKKVRFWLGDGSFTDQPLPQTVEEYLAWIAAELDFVEKRNGRIKAAVA; this comes from the coding sequence GTGGCAGGAAAAATCGATGTGACATTTGATTTCACCAAGGATTCTCCTGGCTATTGGGATGGTTTTTGGGACCGGAATGAAGGACTGGGGGCAGGAGCATGTGACCCGGATGCTTGCAGCTCTACACTTCAAAGATATCATCAGCTGTTATGGAGCAGGACATTGCCTAATGGTGAAGCTTTTGAGCTGTTGCGAGGAACAGGCCACATGTATCTGAATTGGCGTGGTATGCGCTTCGGTAGTGATTCTATACTGGCCAGTTTTCGTTATCGGGACAATAGGAGTGTCATTGAGGCAGTTAAACGGTCTATGCCTGATTACCAAACATTCATGGAAGATTTTCTGCATAAGACGTATACCATTGGTGGAATGATAATCTTCCCCAAGCATCATGACAGTATGAATCAACGCCGGGGTACTGATAAACAGATACGCGACCGCTGGGATTTGACGCTGGAGTGTATCCGTAGATTTTATAATGGTGAAGCCAGTCCGCTGTCCGATGTGATGGAGCGGGACCGTGACTTCTTCGCACTATTTAATGACTTCAAGGGATACGTGGACTTCTTTTACTTGCAGGACTGTGTGACGGAAGATTACAAGAAGGTACGGTTTTGGCTGGGGGATGGTAGCTTTACTGATCAACCCTTACCGCAGACAGTTGAGGAATATTTGGCCTGGATTGCAGCTGAGCTGGATTTCGTGGAAAAGCGTAATGGCAGGATAAAGGCGGCGGTAGCATGA
- a CDS encoding endonuclease/exonuclease/phosphatase family protein codes for MKIATWNVERLKHQTSLDKMISAIEAVQADILVLTETDERIKPNYRYSFHTQKLHGAPADYHMPGRYKDYAVANVYAATENRVSIYTNYPCAMQYETYDRYTALCIELETEAGNLLVYGTIIGIIGNRDESFKQDLLQQVGDFERLSKLGDICICGDFNCSFADNYYFTNFGRETLRASLTRNKISLLTGSQQECIDHIAISRNFLGVGNVTITEWNLDKSLSDHKGIVAEIKLNSDMRAEAFGMNLSEMGFRGLYRNFTILQLTERLKCAANEFPGANNAEYALVYGYIDHTAGLTLEILSLGNKSGDGFEFENGNNDIRSFIRVGAVKDCIFYNADNNEEYTPQYREKIEMLKGYTSSEDIEKIRDMTFLDTCRSAEYPDDVLVYLFKEGCKPEGCWVRVEKIAEPGLAGILLNEPDQNIGCHAGDMIQFGIQQLKDGTIVCFSNFD; via the coding sequence ATGAAAATAGCAACATGGAATGTAGAGCGACTAAAACATCAAACTTCCCTTGATAAAATGATTTCTGCCATTGAGGCCGTTCAAGCTGATATCCTTGTGCTTACTGAAACCGATGAGCGCATAAAACCAAATTATCGTTATAGTTTCCATACCCAAAAATTACATGGAGCACCAGCCGACTATCATATGCCGGGGCGTTATAAGGATTATGCCGTAGCTAATGTATACGCAGCTACGGAAAATAGGGTGTCTATCTATACTAACTATCCATGTGCCATGCAATATGAAACTTATGACAGATATACTGCCTTATGCATCGAATTAGAGACCGAAGCCGGGAATTTACTGGTGTATGGCACAATTATCGGTATCATCGGCAACCGGGATGAGTCGTTCAAGCAGGACTTGCTTCAGCAAGTAGGCGATTTTGAGCGTTTGTCAAAATTGGGGGATATATGCATCTGCGGGGATTTTAACTGTTCTTTTGCCGATAACTATTATTTTACGAACTTTGGCAGGGAGACACTCAGGGCATCTTTAACTCGTAACAAAATCTCCCTGCTCACGGGAAGTCAGCAGGAGTGTATCGATCATATTGCTATATCACGGAATTTTTTAGGTGTCGGTAATGTCACTATAACGGAGTGGAATTTGGATAAATCACTGTCAGATCACAAAGGAATTGTCGCTGAAATTAAGCTCAATTCAGATATGAGAGCGGAGGCGTTCGGTATGAATCTTAGTGAGATGGGTTTTCGTGGCTTATATCGCAACTTCACTATTTTGCAATTAACAGAGCGGCTAAAATGTGCTGCTAATGAATTCCCTGGAGCAAATAACGCAGAGTATGCCCTGGTTTATGGGTATATTGACCATACTGCTGGTCTTACTCTTGAGATTTTATCGCTAGGCAATAAAAGTGGAGATGGATTTGAATTTGAAAATGGAAACAACGATATACGCTCATTCATCAGGGTAGGAGCAGTGAAAGACTGTATATTTTACAATGCTGATAACAACGAAGAGTATACGCCTCAGTACCGTGAGAAAATAGAAATGCTGAAGGGGTATACATCATCAGAAGATATAGAAAAAATTCGTGACATGACATTCTTGGACACTTGTCGGAGTGCGGAGTACCCCGATGATGTTTTGGTATATTTGTTCAAGGAAGGTTGCAAGCCTGAAGGATGCTGGGTAAGAGTTGAGAAAATTGCTGAGCCTGGATTAGCTGGCATTCTGCTAAATGAGCCTGACCAAAATATAGGATGTCATGCAGGTGACATGATACAATTTGGCATTCAGCAATTAAAGGACGGAACCATAGTCTGTTTCTCGAATTTTGATTGA
- a CDS encoding macro domain-containing protein, translated as MPLEIVRNDITKMQVDAIVNTANPKPIVGGGVDRAIHKAAGAELLVARKKIGAIATGKAEVTPAYGLHAKFVIHTVGPVWQDGGHGERELLSDCYANSLKLAAENGCSSIAFPLISAGVFCCPSEIAIAVATQAIRDFLADHDMDVYLVVFDHKAFKISSSLFEDVQSFIDERYIEKRLAEEYRGDMRERRTVFEEAQEDGFFDIPQWMGKSKERSLEDLLDEIDDTFSEALLRIIDAKGKTDPEVYKRANVDRKLFSKIRNNPAYKPSKATALAFAVALELNLDETKDFIGRAGYALSRSSKSDIIVEYFIQHGEFDIITINETLFAFEQPLLGC; from the coding sequence ATGCCATTAGAAATCGTACGTAACGACATAACGAAAATGCAGGTTGATGCCATTGTAAATACGGCGAACCCAAAGCCAATAGTGGGTGGGGGCGTTGACCGGGCGATACACAAGGCGGCAGGAGCAGAGCTGCTGGTGGCACGGAAGAAAATCGGTGCCATTGCTACAGGTAAGGCAGAGGTTACACCAGCCTATGGCCTTCATGCCAAGTTTGTCATCCACACAGTAGGGCCAGTCTGGCAGGACGGGGGACATGGGGAGCGGGAACTGTTGTCCGATTGCTATGCAAATTCCCTAAAGCTGGCGGCAGAGAATGGTTGCAGTTCTATAGCCTTTCCGCTTATTTCGGCAGGCGTATTTTGCTGCCCCTCGGAGATAGCCATAGCAGTGGCAACTCAGGCTATTAGGGATTTTTTGGCAGACCACGATATGGATGTCTATCTGGTGGTGTTTGACCATAAGGCGTTCAAAATCTCCAGTAGCCTGTTTGAGGATGTGCAGAGTTTCATTGATGAGAGATACATCGAGAAACGTCTGGCCGAGGAATATCGCGGGGATATGCGGGAAAGGCGCACGGTTTTTGAAGAAGCGCAAGAAGATGGATTTTTCGATATTCCGCAGTGGATGGGGAAATCAAAGGAACGTTCTCTGGAAGATTTGCTAGATGAGATTGACGATACCTTCTCTGAGGCATTGCTCAGGATTATCGACGCCAAGGGCAAGACAGACCCGGAAGTTTATAAGCGAGCCAATGTTGACCGCAAGCTATTCTCGAAAATCCGCAACAATCCTGCCTACAAGCCAAGTAAGGCAACAGCATTGGCTTTTGCGGTAGCCTTGGAGCTGAATCTGGATGAAACCAAGGATTTTATCGGACGGGCAGGCTATGCTCTGTCTCGTAGCAGTAAGTCGGATATTATCGTGGAGTACTTCATCCAGCATGGAGAGTTTGACATCATCACCATCAACGAAACGCTCTTTGCCTTCGAGCAGCCACTCCTCGGTTGTTGA
- a CDS encoding ADP-ribosylglycohydrolase family protein, giving the protein MLGAIVGDIVGSVYEWNNIKTKDFPLFRDDCFFTDDTVMTCAVAEAIMNGGEKDDFIDAMKKYGRMYPDAGYGGRFGAWLFSDNREPYNSFGNGSAMRVAPCAWGMDCGFCARTGMWPSNGRAGARLSAEVTHNHPEGIKGAMATADAIFMNRFNFGGYYLDYGKPINDNPEECKRLVKEHIEKEYGYDLSRTLDDIRPGYQFNETCQDTVPQAIIAFLESTDFEDAIRNAISLGGDSDTLAAITGSIAEAAYGIPDWIKDKAYSYLDEPLKDVLRRWRKYISNINGDRGAFHTMLTGMNEYLRNNP; this is encoded by the coding sequence ATGCTGGGAGCAATTGTTGGTGACATTGTAGGTTCTGTTTACGAGTGGAACAATATCAAGACAAAAGATTTTCCGTTGTTCCGGGATGACTGCTTCTTCACGGATGATACGGTCATGACCTGTGCCGTGGCTGAGGCTATCATGAACGGTGGGGAGAAGGATGACTTTATCGATGCCATGAAGAAATATGGCAGGATGTACCCTGATGCTGGCTATGGTGGCAGGTTTGGGGCATGGCTGTTCTCAGACAACCGTGAGCCGTATAACAGTTTTGGCAATGGCTCAGCCATGCGGGTGGCTCCCTGTGCCTGGGGGATGGACTGCGGCTTTTGTGCCAGAACGGGAATGTGGCCATCAAATGGCAGAGCCGGAGCAAGGTTATCTGCGGAGGTTACGCATAATCATCCAGAGGGTATTAAGGGAGCCATGGCAACTGCCGATGCAATATTCATGAACCGCTTTAACTTTGGTGGCTATTACCTTGATTATGGAAAGCCCATCAATGATAATCCGGAAGAATGCAAAAGACTTGTCAAGGAGCATATCGAGAAGGAGTATGGTTACGATTTGTCTCGTACTCTGGATGATATTCGCCCTGGCTACCAGTTTAACGAAACCTGTCAGGACACCGTGCCTCAGGCCATAATAGCATTTCTGGAAAGCACGGACTTTGAGGACGCTATACGCAATGCCATATCCCTTGGTGGTGACAGCGACACGCTGGCGGCAATCACCGGTAGCATTGCTGAAGCTGCCTACGGTATTCCTGACTGGATTAAGGATAAGGCATATTCCTATCTGGATGAGCCGCTGAAGGATGTGCTACGGCGGTGGAGAAAGTATATAAGCAACATCAATGGTGATCGCGGAGCATTTCACACGATGCTTACCGGCATGAATGAATATCTCCGCAACAACCCTTAG
- a CDS encoding vWA domain-containing protein — translation MKKGLTEIVFILDRSGSMSGLEADTIGGFNSLIKKQRKEPGEAIVSTVLFDDTCDVIHDRVPMEKVAKLTEDTYFVRGCTALLDAVGGAIHHIGNIHKYARDEDRPEKTLFIITTDGMENASRRYTYKKVKKMVERQKEKYGWEFLFLGANMDAIAAAGNIGIHADRAATYQCDAEGTALNYEVLEEAIHHVRNFSEPLAPCWMRKIDEDVKRRGGRK, via the coding sequence ATGAAGAAAGGATTAACAGAAATCGTGTTTATTCTGGATAGGAGTGGCTCCATGAGCGGCTTGGAGGCTGATACCATCGGCGGCTTCAACTCACTCATCAAGAAGCAGCGGAAGGAGCCAGGAGAGGCTATTGTTTCCACAGTGTTGTTTGATGATACCTGCGATGTCATCCACGACAGGGTGCCGATGGAAAAGGTAGCAAAGCTGACGGAAGATACCTACTTTGTCCGTGGTTGCACGGCACTGCTGGATGCCGTAGGTGGTGCTATTCACCATATCGGTAACATTCACAAGTATGCTCGTGATGAGGATAGGCCGGAGAAGACGCTGTTCATCATCACCACCGATGGCATGGAAAATGCCAGTCGGCGGTATACTTACAAGAAGGTCAAGAAGATGGTGGAGCGGCAGAAGGAGAAGTACGGTTGGGAGTTTCTGTTCCTGGGGGCCAATATGGATGCCATAGCAGCTGCAGGGAATATCGGCATCCATGCTGACAGGGCGGCTACCTACCAGTGTGATGCGGAAGGGACGGCTCTCAACTATGAAGTACTAGAGGAAGCTATCCACCATGTGCGTAACTTCTCTGAGCCACTGGCACCTTGTTGGATGCGTAAGATTGATGAGGATGTAAAGCGGCGTGGCGGCAGAAAATAA
- a CDS encoding AAA family ATPase, which produces MKVLNFYGGAGIGKSTIAADIFSKLKRKGHKTELVGEYAKWLWYQNATDIVEDQLYLFAEQVHRLKTLERYGVEYAVCDSSLPLNIIYNNTPDELFDQLVMHEHAKFDNVEYLLRRNDEFISIDGRKETNLERAKMKDEEIKVVLEGAGISYTVISPWETDKVLLDLKMK; this is translated from the coding sequence TTGAAGGTACTGAATTTTTATGGCGGCGCTGGCATTGGCAAGAGTACCATCGCCGCTGACATATTTTCGAAGCTGAAGCGCAAGGGGCATAAGACGGAATTGGTAGGTGAATACGCTAAGTGGCTGTGGTATCAGAACGCCACAGACATAGTAGAAGACCAGCTATACCTTTTTGCCGAGCAGGTACATCGGCTGAAGACGCTGGAACGGTATGGCGTAGAGTATGCGGTCTGTGATTCGTCCCTACCGTTGAATATCATCTACAACAACACGCCGGATGAGCTATTTGATCAGCTGGTGATGCATGAACATGCCAAGTTTGACAATGTGGAATACCTTCTGCGGCGCAATGACGAGTTTATCAGCATCGATGGGCGCAAGGAGACCAATCTGGAACGGGCAAAGATGAAGGACGAGGAAATCAAGGTAGTTCTGGAGGGGGCTGGGATTAGCTATACGGTCATATCTCCTTGGGAGACAGACAAGGTACTGCTGGACTTGAAGATGAAGTGA
- a CDS encoding (deoxy)nucleoside triphosphate pyrophosphohydrolase — MKSIEVVAAAIYKDGKVLAAQRGYGEFKGGWEFPGGKVEPGESLEEAIVREIQEEMETMIEVGEKIGIVEYDYPNFHLKMHCFWAKVKEGEFKLLEHDEVMWLDKKSIQTLQWLPADVELVEKVAKRLDYHS; from the coding sequence ATGAAAAGTATAGAAGTCGTTGCCGCTGCAATATATAAAGATGGCAAGGTATTGGCTGCACAGCGGGGCTATGGTGAATTTAAGGGCGGTTGGGAATTTCCAGGGGGAAAAGTTGAGCCTGGAGAATCGCTTGAGGAAGCGATTGTGCGCGAAATTCAAGAAGAAATGGAAACGATGATTGAAGTCGGTGAAAAGATCGGAATCGTTGAGTATGATTACCCCAACTTTCACCTCAAGATGCACTGCTTCTGGGCAAAGGTAAAAGAAGGAGAATTTAAGCTCTTAGAACATGATGAAGTTATGTGGTTAGATAAGAAGAGTATCCAAACTTTACAGTGGTTGCCGGCAGATGTGGAGCTAGTGGAGAAAGTTGCGAAGAGATTGGATTATCATTCATGA
- a CDS encoding nucleoside 2-deoxyribosyltransferase, protein MKVYFAGSIRGGRQDVELYRKVIAVLKERHQVLTEHVGDLSLSTVEDKGDKAIYEQDTAWLRECDIVVAECTQVSLGVGYELAYAEAHGKEVHIFYRPQETQLSAMLSGNERFHIHRYADENEILAWARGLDEALTCVKVYKQSGLEVPVQTDISE, encoded by the coding sequence ATGAAGGTGTATTTTGCAGGCTCCATCCGTGGGGGGCGGCAGGACGTAGAGCTCTACCGCAAGGTTATAGCGGTTTTAAAGGAGAGACACCAGGTGCTTACTGAGCATGTGGGCGACCTTAGTTTGTCTACGGTGGAAGACAAAGGTGATAAAGCCATATATGAACAGGATACAGCTTGGTTGCGGGAATGTGACATTGTGGTAGCAGAATGTACACAGGTGTCATTAGGCGTAGGCTATGAACTGGCTTATGCTGAGGCGCATGGCAAGGAAGTACATATTTTCTATCGTCCCCAGGAGACGCAGCTCTCGGCTATGCTATCGGGGAATGAACGGTTCCACATCCACAGATATGCTGATGAAAATGAGATATTGGCATGGGCGAGAGGACTTGATGAGGCGCTTACGTGTGTTAAAGTATATAAGCAGAGCGGATTGGAAGTGCCGGTGCAGACGGATATAAGTGAATAG
- a CDS encoding GmrSD restriction endonuclease domain-containing protein — protein sequence MSKYNVNQYSVNTLLGFIEGGNIAIPEIQRPFVWKASKVRDLIDSLYNGYPTGYIIIWQNGNVKLKDGSSSVGKKILIDGQQRITALMAAIAGQNILTENYEEKPIRIAFNPIAGEDEERFAVHTPVHIKSPMWIADISEVFKPEFDSYGFIEEFTAKNPSVSKSEVNKAILKLLGIQNCQIGAIELIPQLDISEVTEIFVRINSQGKRLNEADFAMSKIAADEGYGGNLLRKAIDYFCHLAVEPAFYSKLKTVDAEFMQSPYGAKMKWLKDDYDDIYDPEYNDMLRVSFMHQFNRGKLGDLVSLLSGRDFKDRSFKEEIAENSFKKLANGILNFMSEYNFKQFVLAIKSAGFISSKLINSMMTLDFAYTLFLILQNGDEVAKTEIKRYIQKWFVLSVLTGRYISSPESQMDRDLRGIKDKGFLIFFKENEESMLSDTFWNVRLVQSMETSSISSPYFNTYLAAQVFFGDHSLLSTTSKVEHLITVAGDVHHIFPKEYLKQNGYNDKSLYNQVANYTYLDTTVNIAVGKKAPNDYFNQALSQCGTDKLTCGTIAEESVFWENLDANCIPHRITTMTSSDYPEFLKERRALMAKKIRDYYEKL from the coding sequence ATGAGCAAATATAATGTAAATCAATATTCTGTAAATACCCTATTGGGCTTCATTGAAGGAGGCAACATCGCCATTCCTGAAATCCAACGTCCTTTTGTCTGGAAGGCCAGCAAAGTGCGTGACCTGATAGATTCTCTATACAACGGCTACCCCACCGGTTACATCATAATCTGGCAAAACGGAAACGTGAAGCTTAAGGATGGCTCCAGTTCCGTAGGAAAGAAAATCCTCATCGATGGACAGCAACGTATCACAGCACTCATGGCAGCCATAGCCGGACAGAACATACTAACTGAAAATTACGAAGAAAAACCCATCCGCATTGCCTTCAACCCCATTGCAGGTGAGGATGAAGAACGGTTTGCCGTACATACCCCCGTCCACATTAAGAGTCCCATGTGGATTGCAGATATTTCCGAAGTATTCAAGCCAGAATTCGACAGCTATGGCTTTATTGAAGAATTCACGGCGAAGAACCCCTCCGTCTCGAAAAGTGAAGTCAATAAAGCAATCCTGAAACTACTCGGTATACAGAATTGCCAAATCGGAGCCATTGAGCTTATACCACAACTGGATATTAGTGAAGTAACAGAAATCTTCGTGCGCATCAATTCCCAGGGGAAGCGGCTCAATGAAGCTGATTTCGCCATGTCTAAAATTGCTGCTGACGAAGGCTATGGTGGCAACCTACTCCGCAAAGCCATCGATTATTTCTGCCACCTCGCCGTAGAACCAGCATTCTACAGCAAACTGAAAACCGTGGATGCTGAGTTCATGCAGTCTCCCTACGGTGCCAAGATGAAATGGCTTAAGGACGATTACGATGACATCTACGACCCGGAATATAATGATATGCTGCGTGTTTCCTTCATGCACCAGTTCAATCGTGGCAAACTGGGTGACTTGGTGAGTCTTCTCTCCGGCAGGGATTTCAAGGACCGCTCCTTTAAGGAGGAAATCGCAGAGAACAGCTTTAAGAAGCTGGCGAACGGCATACTGAATTTCATGAGCGAATACAACTTCAAGCAATTTGTACTAGCCATCAAGTCTGCCGGTTTCATCTCTTCCAAGCTAATAAACTCAATGATGACACTAGATTTTGCATATACCCTTTTCCTCATCCTGCAGAACGGTGACGAAGTGGCAAAGACCGAAATCAAGCGATACATTCAGAAATGGTTCGTACTCTCAGTCCTGACCGGGCGCTATATTTCCTCTCCAGAATCTCAGATGGACAGGGACTTGCGCGGTATCAAGGACAAGGGCTTTTTAATATTCTTCAAGGAAAATGAAGAATCTATGCTCTCTGATACCTTCTGGAACGTACGCCTCGTGCAGAGTATGGAGACTTCCTCCATCAGCAGCCCTTATTTCAATACTTACTTAGCAGCGCAAGTTTTCTTCGGTGATCATTCCTTGTTGTCCACCACCTCCAAAGTGGAGCACCTTATTACTGTAGCCGGGGATGTTCATCACATCTTCCCCAAGGAGTATCTGAAGCAAAACGGTTATAACGACAAATCACTTTATAACCAAGTGGCGAACTATACCTATCTCGATACCACGGTCAACATTGCCGTGGGCAAAAAGGCCCCAAACGATTATTTCAATCAAGCACTGTCACAATGTGGTACTGACAAGCTCACCTGCGGTACAATTGCAGAGGAATCCGTTTTCTGGGAAAATCTGGATGCCAACTGTATCCCCCATAGAATTACCACAATGACCTCATCTGATTACCCTGAATTTTTGAAGGAACGCCGTGCGTTGATGGCCAAGAAGATACGTGATTATTATGAGAAACTGTGA
- a CDS encoding glycerate kinase, translating into MNIVIAIDSFKGSLSSLEAGEAAATGILRACPGGNIKILPLADGGEGTVEALTIGMGGELQTVKVTGPLDEPIIAQYGILATEKTAIMEMAAAAGITLVPKGKRNPLYTTTYGVGEMLLDAIRKGCRHFIIGIGGSATNDGGLGMLQALGYKMLDDMGNPVSHNALALEKLAAIDDSDVLPEIKDCTFRIACDVTNPLCGPEGCSAVFGPQKGAPPNMISQMDRWLTRYAELAQAKYPHANPDAPGAGAAGGLGFAFLTFTNAKLESGIHIVMTETKLEDHIAHADIVVTGEGQLDGQTVMGKAPIGVAQIAKSHAKPVIAFSGCVAPDARICNEHGIDAYFPILRQVTTLQDAMEPGTARQNLTDTAEQVFRLLKIKSHPER; encoded by the coding sequence TTGAACATCGTAATTGCCATTGATTCCTTCAAAGGGAGCCTAAGTTCCTTAGAGGCTGGAGAAGCTGCCGCCACAGGTATTCTCCGTGCCTGCCCTGGGGGCAATATAAAAATCCTGCCTTTGGCCGATGGCGGCGAGGGAACGGTTGAAGCCCTTACCATTGGCATGGGAGGCGAACTGCAAACGGTAAAAGTAACAGGCCCTTTAGACGAGCCAATAATTGCCCAATATGGCATTCTCGCCACTGAAAAAACCGCCATCATGGAAATGGCGGCCGCTGCCGGAATTACCCTGGTGCCGAAGGGAAAACGCAATCCCCTCTACACCACTACCTACGGAGTTGGTGAGATGCTGCTGGATGCCATCCGCAAGGGCTGCCGTCACTTTATTATCGGCATCGGCGGCAGTGCCACCAACGACGGCGGGCTGGGTATGCTGCAGGCCTTAGGATACAAAATGCTGGACGACATGGGGAATCCTGTCTCCCATAATGCCCTTGCGTTGGAAAAACTGGCCGCTATTGATGACAGCGATGTCCTGCCGGAAATTAAAGATTGTACCTTCCGTATCGCCTGTGATGTCACCAATCCCCTTTGCGGACCGGAAGGATGCAGTGCTGTCTTCGGGCCACAAAAGGGTGCTCCCCCCAATATGATTTCCCAAATGGATAGATGGCTAACGCGTTATGCAGAGCTTGCCCAGGCAAAATACCCCCATGCCAATCCTGACGCTCCCGGAGCCGGAGCTGCCGGTGGCCTTGGTTTTGCCTTCCTGACCTTCACCAACGCCAAATTAGAATCCGGCATCCATATCGTCATGACGGAAACAAAGCTGGAAGACCATATTGCCCATGCCGACATTGTTGTCACAGGCGAAGGGCAGCTTGACGGTCAGACCGTCATGGGCAAAGCTCCCATCGGCGTAGCCCAAATTGCCAAAAGCCACGCCAAACCGGTCATAGCTTTCTCCGGCTGCGTGGCACCGGATGCAAGAATATGCAACGAACACGGCATAGACGCCTATTTCCCCATCCTGCGGCAGGTTACTACACTGCAGGATGCCATGGAACCGGGCACTGCCCGCCAAAACCTGACCGATACGGCTGAGCAGGTTTTCCGGCTTCTAAAAATCAAATCCCATCCTGAAAGGTGA
- a CDS encoding Gfo/Idh/MocA family oxidoreductase, whose translation MNKKQELVIGYIGNGKSTNRYHLPFALNRPGKIKVKTVYQRTLGKGGWAPFDGIMYTDNLNEMLADQEIQAVIICTPVDGHKSLVEQVLNAGKHCVVEKPFALSLADAEEMFRLAEEKGLTLECYQNRRFDSDFLTTQQVIESGKLGELFEINMHYDYYRPHVPEGENSYRKDHAFLYTHACHTVDQVLSYFGSPEDIHSDVRQLLGPGRMNDYFDFAFFYDGLKVSVKSSYFRAKPRPSFAVYGTRGVFIKETEDRQEADLKKFYLPAGHDDFGLDSPEHYGTLTYYDEEGLYHEEKVPTVKGDYARYYDALYETIINGAPPLVTKEQTLEQMRILEKAGENLA comes from the coding sequence ATGAATAAAAAGCAGGAACTCGTAATCGGCTATATCGGCAACGGCAAAAGCACCAACCGCTATCATCTGCCCTTTGCCCTGAACAGGCCGGGAAAAATCAAAGTCAAGACCGTTTACCAGCGGACTTTGGGCAAAGGCGGCTGGGCTCCTTTTGACGGCATCATGTATACGGATAATCTAAATGAAATGCTCGCTGACCAGGAAATCCAGGCCGTGATTATCTGCACTCCCGTAGATGGCCATAAATCTTTAGTGGAGCAGGTACTAAATGCTGGGAAACATTGCGTAGTGGAAAAGCCCTTTGCCCTGAGCCTTGCAGATGCGGAAGAAATGTTCCGTTTGGCTGAGGAAAAAGGGCTTACCTTGGAATGCTACCAAAACCGCCGTTTCGACAGTGATTTCCTTACCACTCAGCAGGTTATCGAATCCGGCAAGCTGGGCGAACTTTTCGAAATCAATATGCATTATGACTACTACCGCCCCCATGTGCCGGAAGGAGAAAATTCCTATCGAAAAGACCATGCCTTTCTATACACCCATGCCTGCCATACGGTAGACCAGGTGCTTTCCTATTTCGGCAGTCCCGAAGATATTCATAGCGATGTACGGCAGCTCCTGGGGCCAGGCCGCATGAACGACTATTTTGATTTTGCCTTTTTCTACGACGGACTGAAGGTCTCGGTAAAGTCCAGCTATTTCCGGGCCAAGCCCCGCCCCAGCTTTGCCGTATACGGCACAAGGGGCGTATTCATCAAGGAAACCGAAGACCGGCAGGAAGCGGATTTGAAGAAGTTTTACCTGCCAGCCGGACATGATGATTTTGGCCTGGACAGCCCGGAACATTACGGGACTTTGACTTACTACGACGAGGAAGGTCTCTATCACGAAGAAAAAGTTCCCACCGTAAAAGGTGACTATGCACGCTATTATGATGCCCTGTATGAAACAATCATCAACGGAGCACCACCTCTGGTAACGAAAGAGCAAACCTTGGAGCAGATGAGGATTCTGGAAAAGGCAGGGGAAAATCTTGCCTGA
- the crcB gene encoding fluoride efflux transporter CrcB, which yields MQLFYVFIGGGLGAICRYLATLAIGARFGLTFPFGTLFVNTLGSFLMALVLGFLLPLAKSTHMLPESLRLLLTVGFLGGFTTFSSFSMETLTLIRGGSLFLAFANMGTNILLGLGAALIGFYIASSVQG from the coding sequence ATGCAGCTATTTTACGTTTTCATCGGCGGCGGACTGGGTGCCATATGCCGTTATCTTGCCACATTGGCGATTGGTGCCAGATTTGGTCTTACGTTTCCTTTCGGTACCCTATTCGTCAACACATTGGGCAGTTTCCTTATGGCACTTGTGCTGGGATTCCTGCTCCCTTTGGCAAAATCCACACATATGCTGCCTGAATCCCTTCGCCTCTTGCTAACGGTTGGGTTCTTAGGCGGATTTACAACCTTTTCATCTTTCAGCATGGAAACCTTAACCCTTATCCGCGGTGGCAGTCTGTTTCTTGCCTTTGCCAATATGGGAACAAACATCTTGTTGGGGCTGGGAGCTGCCCTTATCGGCTTTTATATCGCTTCATCCGTACAGGGATAG